From Thermodesulforhabdaceae bacterium:
GAAAAGCCGAAAATTTTTGCTATTTGCCATCTTCGTGTTTTTGTGCGCTCTGGTGGTAATTTCCATATGGGTGTCAAAGCCATCATCCGTTGAAGGAAACGTACTGGGCAACCGTCTTGTAATGCATCTTAGCGCCGAACCTGCCACACTGAATCCCATCACAGCAACGGATGCCTACGCCGCTCAGGTAAATGACTTTATTTACGAATCCCTTCTTAAACGAGACGAAAAAACAATGGAACTGGTGCCGCTTCTTGCAAAAGGCTGGGCGGTTTCGGGAGATCATCTTGTTTACACTTTTTTTCTCAGAGACGATGTTAAATGGCACGACGGAACACCTTTTACAGCCAGAGATGTTCTTTTTAGCTACGAACGAATCATGGATCCGGCGGTAGATGCTCTTCATCTCAGAAATTACTATCAGGACATCGTCAAAGTTGAAGCTCTGGATGATCACACCGTAAGGTTTACCTACCGTCAACCCTATTTTAAAGCTCTGGAAGTTTGCGGCACCATGCCCATCGTGCCGGCTCATCTTTTTGAAAAAGGCGGAAACTTCAATGCTCATCCTATAGGAAGATCCCCTGTTGGCACGGGACCTTATGTATTCAAGAAATGGGAGACCGGCAAAGAGATTGTGCTCGAAAAAAATCCAGACTACTGGGGCGAAAAACCAGCCATATCAGAGATTGTCTTTAAGATCATCACTGACTCCACTGTGGCTTTGCAGGTGCTCAAGCAGGAAGGACTTGATGTGATGGGGTTACGTCCTATACAGTGGGTTTATCAAACGAGAGGAAAACGCTTTCAGAAGCACTTCCAGAAGCTTAGCTATCATACGCCGCAATATAGCTTTATCGGCTGGAATTTAAGGAAGCCTCTTTTTCAGGACAGGCGAGTTCGCCAGGCGATGACAATGCTTTTAGATAGAAAAATTATTCTTGAAAAAATTCTTTTTGGTTTAGGAACAATCGTCTCTGGACCTTTTTATGTGAACAGCCCTGAATACAACAAAGCGATTGAACCTTATCCATACGATCCCGATCAAGCAAAGAAACTTCTCGAAGAAGCAGGCTGGGTGGATCACGATGGCGATGGGATCCGTGACAAAGATGGGATGCCTTTTTCTTTTGAATTTTTGATTTCTGCTGGATCTAAATTTGCTGAACAGCTAGCAACGATCTTTCAGGAAAATCTTAAAGAAGCAGGCATTCGCATGACGATTCGGCGACTTGAATGGGCTGTTTTTATCCAAAAGATTCAATCCCATGATTTTGATGCTTGCACTCTGGGATGGAGCCTTGGATGGGAATCTGATCCCTATCAGGTGTGGCATTCATCCCAGCAGGAAGGTGGATCCAATTTTGTAGGATTTGCAAACGAAGAAGCTGACAGGATCATAGAAGAAGCCCGGCGAGAATTTGATCCTGAAAGGCGGCGCAGGCTTTATCACAGGCTTCACGAGATCCTTCATGAAGAACAGCCCTATATTTTTCTATTTACGACCAGGGCTCTGGTAGCGGTTAACAGGCGCTTTGGCAACGTTCATGTCTATCCCATGGGTCTCAACCCCAGGGAATGGCGTATTATCGGGGAAAAAGTTCAGGAAGACTAGAGCATGGAAAGATTTTCTCATAATCTTTTTGTTGACATCTTCAAAACGGAGATTGTATATAGTGGATTCGTTGGAAAAAGTTGTTTTGTGATGTTATTTTTCACGAAAAATGTTGACCCGATTGTTGGATTTTGTTATTTAGCAAGCTAACAGAGCGGATTAAGGAAACAGAGCAGAAAGGCATGGTAATCAACTAAAAAGCGAAGGGGGTGGTAGAGCGAGGAGGAAAGGGTTTGGGTGAGATCAGGTTTTTATGGGGTTTGTAATTGTCAGAGGTTATTTCAACAAGGTCTTAAGTTAAGAAGGAGGAGATCATGAAGAAGTGGATGGTTTTAGCACTTGCAGTAGGTTTTGTGCTTACTGCGTCTTTGTCTGCGCAAGCAGATTCAATTTTGTTTCCCTGGGTGGTGAAAGATAAAGATATATCGACGGTTATTTCGCTTGTGAATACATACGATCCAGGCAGTGCTAAGATTAGATATCATCTCATATACGAATATAAGAAAACTACTGCTAATGGTCAGACAGAAAAATGCGAAGAAGTTGATTTTTGTGCTCCTACCAGCTTCAATGACGTAGTGGTTTTTGATGCTGCTGGTAACTTCAACGGTGGTTCTCCCCTCTTTGGAGATACTACAGTGAAAGGCACCAAATACACCACCGTTCAGGGAACATCCTTTGCTCTCCCCGTAGATGGGCCAAGGAGAGCTTTCTTGATAGTAGACAACGAAATGTATACAACAGAACAATGTGGCCTTGGTTATGAAACTCCCGATGGAACCCTCTATGGTGAAGCTATGGTTGTTGACATTGCCAATGGTGCTGCTTGGGGTTATGCCGCTTACAATCCACGAAGAGAAGCTAATGTAACAAGTTGGAGAGACTTTTCTGATAATGAATCTGATAGTGCTGGTCTTATACCGTCTGACTCTTTTGGAGAGGTTCTGAATGGAGATACGATGGATGGTGTGGCAGATGATGTTGAGTTCGCCAGAGTTGTCTTCATGCCTCCAAAGACCTTCACCACCAAGATGTTCGTGACGCCTATCGCCAATGAAGAAATAGCGGATCAGTGGTGGGGGAGCTACTCCGTAAAGGTTCAGCTTTATTGCTACCCTGGTTTCGGTGGAATGTTTGATCTTGACGAAAACTGCATAAGCTTCGATCAAGTAAAAGACATTGTTTGTACGGATGCTTCCACCTTAGATCACTTCGTAAGTAGCGGCGCTTGGATTATATTCAATAATACCGCAGGTCCCGGCTGGGCAAATCTTAGGGTCCTAACAGGGTCTAGTCTGCTTGGAACGCCCACAGATCAAGCTACTGTTGGAAAGCTTGAATACAATATCGGTACTACAACCTTCGACGGAAATTCTGTAAGAGGTGCCATCAACAACTTCATCTGGCTAAGAGCTCATGTAAGGTAATGGTTGGTCTCTAATAAACGCGATATCTAAAAGGTAGCCTTTATGGCTACCTTTTTTTTGCCCCAAATTTATAAAGAGAGGTGTTCCATGGCAAGATTTTTAAGATCCACTATTTTAATAACAATAGCCTCTTTATTTATAATTGCAGCGACAACAGTTTCTTTTGCACTGGAGTTTAACGAAGAGAGTTTTGAAAAGTATAAGTTAGATCTTCAGAAACCACGATATATTAGTATTTCCCCTGATGAAAATATATGGATCCATTTTACCACAGCAGAAAATGCCATAATTGCCAAATCCCTTAAATCAAAAGATAAAGACTTCGTGATAAATGATAGCGGCAAACCCAACGCTTCAGGAAGCATATGGGCTTTTCAAAAGGATTACATCTACTTTGTATGGAGAGAAAAATCGGACGATAAAAGCCTTGTTTTCCGGAGCCTTAATCTAAAAGACTTGTCTTTAAGCAGTCCCATTGTGGTGGACAAAGATAGCCAACCCCTTACACGAATTAAACTGGGAGCCACAGAAAAGGGGCTTGTAAAGATCGTATGGTATGGAGAAAAAGCCGATTCCAAAGGAAGAAGATACTCCATCTACTCAGCCGATTCAAAAGATTTCGGAAAAAGCTTTACCAAAACTCTAGACCTGACACCTCAGAGCAGAGCTTCCCTCTACCCGAGCCTTTTAGTAGATGAAAAGGGCAACTCCTATATGTTCACGGAGGTCGTCAATGAAAATGGAAGGGAGATGATTTTCCGAAAGGATACTGGAAAGGGATGGGAAGAACCGGTTTCCCTTGGAAAAGTCGGTGTCGTTTCCCTATACATAAGACCCCTTAAGGTAGGAAACAGGATTATGGTGTTCTGGTTCAATTCTTATGAAGGAACGCCTGTCACCGAAATGGCTTATTCCGACGATGAAGGTAAGACCTGGGAAAGGAAAGCTTTGGAAGTCACAAGAGGTCTAGATCTTACGGGGATGCAGGCAGTATCTGGTGGTGAGGGACAGAGTGTTTATCTTGCCATAAGTGGAGTTGATATAAAAGTAGCTGAGAAGGATAAGGATAAAAAAGAGGAGCAGGAAGATGTAAAGAAGAGGAAAGATACTGTTTACCTTCTCTATTCTCACGATGGCGGAAAAACTTTTTCAAATCTCATTCATCTACGTCATTATCCTTACAGTCACACCAGAGCAAACCTTCCTAATATAGCAGCTCGAGGAAAAGATTTAGTCGTAGCCTGGACAGATTATAGAAACATAAGATCCAACATTTACATGAATTACTCTAAAGATGGGGGAATTACCTGGCAGAAAGAAGATATTCCCCTGGAAGAACCAGGAAAATTCAATACGGTGCTTCACTGGGATGTTAATAATCTTGTGTCTCTCAAAGACAAATACTACCTGCTATGCCACCGGTTTAAAGACGATAGCATGGATGTGGCTTATCCTGTAATTATCGAATTCAAGATCGATAAGTAATCGAGGAGAAAGTATCATGAAAAATCTGCTAAAAATTTTAACGATATTTATATTCCTGGCTTTCCTCGCCAGTGGTTGTGCTTCAGTGCCGGGAGCAAAACCAACATCCCTTGTGAATGACTTAGGCTCTCCGAAAAAGTCAAAACTTCTGGAACAAAGAGCATCCCTTTTCTGGACGGCTATGGTTAAAGGTGATCTGAAAGAAGCTTATAAATACTACGACCCATTCTTGCGGTCTAAAATGAGTGTTGAGGAATTTATTACTAAGCATGGGCTTGTAAAATATCACGAATTCAAAATTACGGGCGTCAAAGTTGAAGGAAATATCGGGACTATAAAGGTCAAGGTGAAATATTCTGTGCCGAAAACAAAGATAAAGCAGTTAGAAGCTTCCGTTCCCGAAACTACCCAAGAACTAGAAGAACGGTGGCTTTTTATATACGACGAATGGTATAAAGAGTACTATCTGAAATTTTTCGAAACGGGCGCTGCTTTTTACTAATTCCCAAGAAATGTTTGAAACTGTTAAAATGATCCTGAGAGAAAACCTTAAATGGGGTTCCTCTCAGGGTCTCTAAAAGTGGGTCACAAAAAATGGGATATGATGTTTTGATAGTCCATCCAACTGTGGGATGGGGAGGAGCAGAAAAAACCACTTTAAACATTGTCGAGGCACTTTCGAAAAACTCTTTTAGAGTAGCTCTTACGACCAATCAAGAGAGATTCCAAAATGCTGCAAAGAGCAAAACATCTCTTATGATTGATTCTTTTAGCGGATGGTTTGGCACATGGTCAGACATAGTAAAAGACATTAGAAAACTCGCCAGAATAATAAAGATCATAAAACCTCAAGTAGTTTTGGCAATGATGCCCTACGGGTGTTTTTTAACATCACTTGTGAGATTTTTTTCCCAGTATAGATATACCTACATAGCAAGCCCCAGGGGTTCTGCTGTGAGCTATCTCCGAAACTTTGTGCCTGAACGTTATAAGCGTTTGAAGTATAGAATTTTTTTTTAACCGCTTTCGCCTTATCAGATTATTTCTTGACCCCATCCTGGGGATCGCTTAAAGACTACTGTTCTCACTTTTTCGTAAATCCTAGAAAAGGTGTTGTTATTCCTAATGGGGTTCCTTTGCCTCCTATGGATTGGAAAGAAGTCACAAGAACAAGAATTTCAAGCCGGTCTGCTCCAAGGGTAATTTGGGTGGGAAGAATATCTCTGGAGAAGCGAATTGATTTCATCATGAAAGCCTTTTCTATCTTTTCGAAGGAGAAAAGTAACGCAAGGCTTATTCTTGTGGGTGATGGTCCATACAAAGATCATTATTTTCGGTATAGTCAAGACATTGGCATAAGCGATAAGGTTGAATGGACAGGCTATAAAGAAGATGTTTTTACCTATCTCCTGGAAGGTCATGTTTTTGTTCATGCTTGTATTTCTGAAGAATTTGGCTACACTCTTGTGGAAGCCATGGCAACCGGACTTCCTGTAATAGCTTATGACTGCCCCCACGGTCCTGGTGAAGTTTTAGATGGGGGAAAATATGGATTACTTGTAAAATCAGAGGAAGAAATGGGTCTTGGTTTGCTGGAAATGTTTGAAGATCTTTCTCTATGGCGATACTTTTCCGAAAAGTCTATTGAAAGATCAAGATATTACGACATTGAGCTTATTTCGAAGCAATACGCAACATTTTTTGAACGCATACTGAGATGAAAGAGAAAGCTATTCTTACTCTAATCAATGTTTCCAAAGCTTACAGGCTTTATGCCAAACCATCTGACCGTTTAAAGGAAATCATATTTAGACAGCCCTACCATAAGCTTTTCTACGCTCTAAAAAACATTTCCCTTGAACTGAAAAAAGGAGAATCTCTTGGCATTATTGGAGATAACGGAGCCGGAAAGAGCACTCTACTCCAGATTATCGCAGGAACTCTCAAACCCACCTCTGGAACTGTGGAAGTTAGCGGCAAAGTTCTGGCAATACTGGAGCTCGGTATAGGTTTCCACCCTGAACTCACAGGACGAGAAAATGTCATCCAGTATGCTCAGATTCTGGGATACAGTCTTTCCTACATAGAGGAAAAACTTCCCGAGATTATGGAATTTGCAGAGTTGGGAAGCTTCATTGAACAGCCTGTTAAAACCTATTCTTCCGGTATGGTCATGCGTCTTGCCTTTTCAGTCGTAGCCTGCCTTGATCCGGAAATTATGATCATTGATGAAGCCCTGGCAGTGGGAGATGTGTATTTCCAGAAAAAATGTATAGACAAAATTACCGAATACAGGAAGTCAGGAGGCACTCTTCTCTTCTGCTCTCACGCGTTATACCAGGTAACAAGAGTCAGTGATAGAGTAATCTGGATAAAGGACGGTTCTATATGGATGGACGGCGACCCTGAGGAAGTGGTAGCAGCCTATGAGTGGGAACTCCTGGAAAGAGAACGAAGAAAGCAGGAGGAGGCGGAAAAGCCCAGAACGTTATCAACCGCTCCGGTTAAAATAATTGATTTCTACATTGAAAATCACCAGCCCCTCAGGCGTGGATCTGATATAGTCTTTTACATAAAAACTAAATCGGCTGTAGAAACCGCAAAATATCATGTTTCTGTTTCTATAAAATCTCCTACCGGTTGGGGCATTTATGTTGCGGCAACTCATTTTGATGGCATGTCGCCTCTTGCAGGAAGCCAGACTTTAATTTTACGATTCCCCAAAGCACCCATTATTGGAGGACATTATTACGCTCAGGCACGAATACTGGATAGCGAAGGGCTTATGATATACGACGAAAAAAGAATAGATAATTTCCAGCTCGAAAAAGTTCATGGAGAAATTGGAAGTTGTTACCTGGAGCACCTATGGGAAATAGCCGGGTAAGACTTAATATGAAAAGCAAAATATTCAATCAGATAAAACACTTTCTGGAAAAATGGGCGAAAACTGGAGATGCAGAGAAAGATGTTATATCATCGCCAATACTTACTCCAATGCCTCAGATGGTATATCTTGAACTTACCAACCACTGCAACCTTCGCTGTATTATGTGCACTTTTCACAGTCCCTTTTCGCCGTGCCTTGTTGATGGCAAACCTCCAAGGAAAAAAGGTTTCATGAAAAAAGAGCTTGCTTTCAAAATAATAGATGAATTGGGCTTATCCGAACAACCCATTACAGTGGCTCTTCATGGGGCTGGCGAACCACTTCTTTATAAAGAAGTGCCTGAAGTGGTGGCTAGAGCGAATTGCTATCCCAATTTAAACATCGGATTTCTAACAAATGCCATGTTGCTTACTCCGGAAATATCCAGAAAACTTATAGAAAGCGGACTCAAATGGGTAAGCTTCAGCATAGATGGCAACAGTCCAGACCTGTTTGAAAGATATCGAAAAGGTGCCGACCTGGAGACAGTTTTGAAAAATGCAATGAATTTTCTTGAAATAACTAAAGAAATTGGAACTGGCATCGTAACTCATGTAAACATGACGGTCCAGGAAGAAATGTGGCAACAGGTTGATGACTTTGTGGATTTCTGGCTTCCTCTGGTAGATCGAGTCTCGATTTCGCCATGCCGACCTATGGGAAGCAGACGTAGTCCTCTGGTTACACCCGAAGCACAAAGAATCCCCTGCCCTATGCTTTTTTTCATGATGGTTATTTATTGGGATGGCAAAGTGGGATTGTGTTGTGAAGACTGGTTCAATGAAGGATGCATGGGAGATGTTGAAAAAGAAGGAGTTGCTGGAGTCTGGAGGGGTAAGCGTTTTCAATGGGCAAGGCAAATGCATAAGAAGAAACTTTATCATAAAGTGCCTTTATGTGGCGACTGTGATATATGGTTTAATGGAACACCTGAAATAAGCAGAGATGAATTTAGAAAATGTACCGTAACCAAAAACGCCTGGCAATGGGAGTACAGGAAAGATGCCTTATAGTAATCTAGAACAGCTTCCAGCTATCATTTATGAAATCAAGAACCAAAAGCCAAGATCAATTATTGATGTGGGATGCGGCATTGGAGTTTATGGCTTCATGATTCGAATTTATCTGGAAATGTATGACGACGAAAAAAACTTCCTGAAAAAACTTCTTTCATCCCTCTGGGACATAAGAATAGATGCCATAGAGGGATTCAGACCATACCTGGATTTCATTCCTCGCTGGGCTTATGACAGAATTATGGTGGGAGATGCACTGGATATACTCCCAAAAATCCGTGAGAAAAGTTATGACCTGGCTCTAGCTGTGGCTATACTGGAACATCTAGAGAAACAAGATGGAGACTTATTCTTAGAAGAACTCAAAAGGATCTCTCGTAAGGTGATCGTTAGCGTTCCCCAAATATGGGGTCCTCAGAATGTTCCGGATAATCCACTGGAAAATCACAGATCACACTGGGTCTGGAAAGACTTTGAAAAACGGGGATTTTCACGATTTGTTCCTCATGAAAGATCTCTTATTGCTGTGTGGGAAGACCAGTAAAGTAAAACCTTGCGGCATATAAGAAAGCTCAAAGAGAGCACAACCATATCAGCTGCAAGCAATTGCCAGGCTCCAATGTAAGCCGTCACAGAAAGATTGAAAATAAGCACGGCAATGTAAAGTCCTACAGCCAGGAAAAGCCCTGAATTACGGGGTGGAAAAGCAAGTCGGGGCTTTCCAAACCACTGAAGAAAACGCATAAGCACAATACCCACAAGAAACCATCCCCCAAAGTTCGAAAGAGGCACACCGAAATAGATCCCTCCCGAAGGATATTCGTAAATTTTCCCGAGAAACCATTCATCGCCTCTAAGTGCAACAGGATCAATGATTATATCCAGAACAATGAGAAGGAATGCTCCCAGAAAAGTAAACCGCCATGATGAAAAACTTTCTATAGGCAACTTATACCGCAAAAACAAAAAGAAAGTTGTTCCATAGGCGGCATAACTCAGAAAAACGTAAGAAAGAGAATCCATGAAAGGAACACCCCCTACCCACAGTTCCTTATGAATCGTGTCGGGAATGTAACGATAGAAGCCGTAGGGAATTCCGTAGTGAGTCGAACACCATTCTGATACCCAGGCAACTGAATATCCCAGAGGTATAAAGGCAAGGGTTCTTTTCACGCCAAAAAATAGAGAAGCGGAAAGTATGTAAAATCCCAGAAAAATAAAAACATAAGGACGAAATAAAATCGTATTCCAGAGCAGATGAATAAAATCGGTTACGGTGTTCATACGGCTGGAGCTATAAACCGAGGTTCCATTTAATCATGCGAAGTATTCCTTTAAGATTCATGGTTCTTACAACCGTAGGTTCATAGCCGCAATGAACCATGCATTGCTGACATCGAGGGTCTTTCCCGGAAGCATAATAGTCCCAGTCAGTCTTTTCC
This genomic window contains:
- a CDS encoding radical SAM/SPASM domain-containing protein; its protein translation is MGNSRVRLNMKSKIFNQIKHFLEKWAKTGDAEKDVISSPILTPMPQMVYLELTNHCNLRCIMCTFHSPFSPCLVDGKPPRKKGFMKKELAFKIIDELGLSEQPITVALHGAGEPLLYKEVPEVVARANCYPNLNIGFLTNAMLLTPEISRKLIESGLKWVSFSIDGNSPDLFERYRKGADLETVLKNAMNFLEITKEIGTGIVTHVNMTVQEEMWQQVDDFVDFWLPLVDRVSISPCRPMGSRRSPLVTPEAQRIPCPMLFFMMVIYWDGKVGLCCEDWFNEGCMGDVEKEGVAGVWRGKRFQWARQMHKKKLYHKVPLCGDCDIWFNGTPEISRDEFRKCTVTKNAWQWEYRKDAL
- a CDS encoding class I SAM-dependent methyltransferase, with product MPYSNLEQLPAIIYEIKNQKPRSIIDVGCGIGVYGFMIRIYLEMYDDEKNFLKKLLSSLWDIRIDAIEGFRPYLDFIPRWAYDRIMVGDALDILPKIREKSYDLALAVAILEHLEKQDGDLFLEELKRISRKVIVSVPQIWGPQNVPDNPLENHRSHWVWKDFEKRGFSRFVPHERSLIAVWEDQ
- a CDS encoding glycosyltransferase gives rise to the protein MDWKEVTRTRISSRSAPRVIWVGRISLEKRIDFIMKAFSIFSKEKSNARLILVGDGPYKDHYFRYSQDIGISDKVEWTGYKEDVFTYLLEGHVFVHACISEEFGYTLVEAMATGLPVIAYDCPHGPGEVLDGGKYGLLVKSEEEMGLGLLEMFEDLSLWRYFSEKSIERSRYYDIELISKQYATFFERILR
- a CDS encoding carotenoid biosynthesis protein; translated protein: MNTVTDFIHLLWNTILFRPYVFIFLGFYILSASLFFGVKRTLAFIPLGYSVAWVSEWCSTHYGIPYGFYRYIPDTIHKELWVGGVPFMDSLSYVFLSYAAYGTTFFLFLRYKLPIESFSSWRFTFLGAFLLIVLDIIIDPVALRGDEWFLGKIYEYPSGGIYFGVPLSNFGGWFLVGIVLMRFLQWFGKPRLAFPPRNSGLFLAVGLYIAVLIFNLSVTAYIGAWQLLAADMVVLSLSFLICRKVLLYWSSHTAIRDLS
- a CDS encoding ABC transporter ATP-binding protein — its product is MKEKAILTLINVSKAYRLYAKPSDRLKEIIFRQPYHKLFYALKNISLELKKGESLGIIGDNGAGKSTLLQIIAGTLKPTSGTVEVSGKVLAILELGIGFHPELTGRENVIQYAQILGYSLSYIEEKLPEIMEFAELGSFIEQPVKTYSSGMVMRLAFSVVACLDPEIMIIDEALAVGDVYFQKKCIDKITEYRKSGGTLLFCSHALYQVTRVSDRVIWIKDGSIWMDGDPEEVVAAYEWELLERERRKQEEAEKPRTLSTAPVKIIDFYIENHQPLRRGSDIVFYIKTKSAVETAKYHVSVSIKSPTGWGIYVAATHFDGMSPLAGSQTLILRFPKAPIIGGHYYAQARILDSEGLMIYDEKRIDNFQLEKVHGEIGSCYLEHLWEIAG
- a CDS encoding sialidase family protein is translated as MARFLRSTILITIASLFIIAATTVSFALEFNEESFEKYKLDLQKPRYISISPDENIWIHFTTAENAIIAKSLKSKDKDFVINDSGKPNASGSIWAFQKDYIYFVWREKSDDKSLVFRSLNLKDLSLSSPIVVDKDSQPLTRIKLGATEKGLVKIVWYGEKADSKGRRYSIYSADSKDFGKSFTKTLDLTPQSRASLYPSLLVDEKGNSYMFTEVVNENGREMIFRKDTGKGWEEPVSLGKVGVVSLYIRPLKVGNRIMVFWFNSYEGTPVTEMAYSDDEGKTWERKALEVTRGLDLTGMQAVSGGEGQSVYLAISGVDIKVAEKDKDKKEEQEDVKKRKDTVYLLYSHDGGKTFSNLIHLRHYPYSHTRANLPNIAARGKDLVVAWTDYRNIRSNIYMNYSKDGGITWQKEDIPLEEPGKFNTVLHWDVNNLVSLKDKYYLLCHRFKDDSMDVAYPVIIEFKIDK
- a CDS encoding peptide-binding protein, which codes for MKSRKFLLFAIFVFLCALVVISIWVSKPSSVEGNVLGNRLVMHLSAEPATLNPITATDAYAAQVNDFIYESLLKRDEKTMELVPLLAKGWAVSGDHLVYTFFLRDDVKWHDGTPFTARDVLFSYERIMDPAVDALHLRNYYQDIVKVEALDDHTVRFTYRQPYFKALEVCGTMPIVPAHLFEKGGNFNAHPIGRSPVGTGPYVFKKWETGKEIVLEKNPDYWGEKPAISEIVFKIITDSTVALQVLKQEGLDVMGLRPIQWVYQTRGKRFQKHFQKLSYHTPQYSFIGWNLRKPLFQDRRVRQAMTMLLDRKIILEKILFGLGTIVSGPFYVNSPEYNKAIEPYPYDPDQAKKLLEEAGWVDHDGDGIRDKDGMPFSFEFLISAGSKFAEQLATIFQENLKEAGIRMTIRRLEWAVFIQKIQSHDFDACTLGWSLGWESDPYQVWHSSQQEGGSNFVGFANEEADRIIEEARREFDPERRRRLYHRLHEILHEEQPYIFLFTTRALVAVNRRFGNVHVYPMGLNPREWRIIGEKVQED